From the Excalfactoria chinensis isolate bCotChi1 chromosome 1, bCotChi1.hap2, whole genome shotgun sequence genome, one window contains:
- the LOC140255119 gene encoding uncharacterized protein encodes MVLFSVCRPQSSPIQQVSAGGPASGRGGRRRGCGQRRDSPPPSRSPEGVEWNHGTAQWDGGYRRDTALGGVECNRGTTCTEPGGRRARVAAPRCPRPSSAGASAFPPSQGAACLARGGPGLDSPARSRSTFRHRAAGCCREFRLPLALNTLETLTAHGPVLPHDTESLEYVILKLVQYTLWKEGWMTALGRGVAAEQDDPFHPVHGIDMQEGIRAECLEYKFSTEMMQLVGLDIQPRVKKLWNMQKLVGALQWVRGALGIPSRLMKPLYGQLKGSDPKEPQNPSSKMAAAWQKILQSCMEGSLAQWDTAQGLEMAQLAQLVEHETLDLRMVVWQDSNRSSQAAVFTNRMVSVQMLEVMAVTVAVHLWRIIPSNTVADSIFAAKQLARMDREDFPSSEAAGILEETLASHAAPVASLHVHGHSEVPSLFTRGNAIADTVASTPVFGLGSLQIWQTGVIWESCLSPRQGLAVAMSASSVVITATQHVRSGLTAV; translated from the coding sequence ATGGTGCTGTTTTCAGTGTGCCGCCCGCAGAGTAGCCCGATCCAGCAAGTTTCGGCCGGTGGGCCGGCTTCGGGtcggggggggcggcggcgcggctgTGGGCAGCGACGGGATAGCCCGCCGCCATCGAGATCGCCAGAAGGCGTGGAGTGGAACCATGGCACCGCCCAGTGGGATGGAGGGTACCGGCGTGATACCGCCTTGGGAGGCGTGGAGTGCAATCGTGGCACCACCTGCACAGAgccgggggggcggcgggcgcgcGTTGCGGCGCCCCGCTGCCCGCGCCCGTCCTCCGCCGGCGCTTCCGCATTCCCTCCGTCCCAGGGGGCAGCCTGCCTGGCGCGCGGGGGGCCGGGGCTCGATTccccggcgcggagccgctccacCTTCCGGCACCGGGCTGCCGGCTGCTGCCGCGAGTTCCGTTTGCCCCTGGCTTTAAACACACTAGAGACTTTAACGGCGCATGGCCCTGTGCTTCCTCACGACACTGAAAGCCTCGAATACGTGATCCTCAAGCTGGTGCAATATACACTCTGGAAAGAGGGGTGGATGACTGCGCTTGGGAGGGGGgtggcagctgaacaagatgatccctttcaccctgtgcatggtatagacatgcaagagggaattagagcagagtgcttggaatataagtttagcactgagatgatgcagctggtgggtcttgatattcaaccacGTGTTAAGAAACTATGGAATATGCAGAAATTGGTAGGAGCCCTCCAGTGGGTTCGGGGTGCTTTGGGGATACCTTCTCGATTGATGAagcccttgtatggtcagctaaagggatccgacccaaaagaaccccaaaatccATCTagcaaaatggctgcagcttggcaaaagatcttacagagctgcatggaaggatcgcttgcacagtgggacactgctcaaggccttgaaatggcccagctagctcagttggtagagcatgagactcttgatctcaggatggtggtttggcaggattccaaccgtagttcacaggctgctgtcttcacaaaccgaatggtcagcgtgcagatgcttgaggtgatggctgtgacggtcgcagtgcacctctggcgaaTAATACCCTCTAACACTGTTGctgactccatctttgcagccaagcagttgGCCCGGATGGACCGGGAGGACTTCCcaagttcagaggctgctggaattttggaagagaccttggcCTCTCACGcagctcctgttgcatcctTACATGTGCATGgtcactctgaggtgccaagcctttttaccagaggtaatgcaatagcagatacagttgccagcactcctgtctttggcctagggtcactgcagatctggcaaactgGTGTCATCTGGGAGTCTTGCTTGTCTCCCCGTCAAGGGCTGGCTGTTGCTATGAGTGCCTCCTCTGTTGTCATCACGGCAactcagcatgtcaggtctggcttgACTGCAGTCTGA